CCAAATTATGTTCAACATAACTGTGATGCTGCTACAAGCTCTATGAAAACACCTATACAGTTAATAGCATCTATTCAATGATTACCAAAAGACTTCCAATGATTTCTCGTTAACCTTGGAAACGCCAGCTGCTTGATTTCGCCTTTTCTCGCTTCCGTTCTTTTCCCTGTTGGTGTGTCAGGTAAGATCGAAAGGAATGCTTTGGTCCACACGGCAAACATGGCGTTAATATAGACGTAGCAGATTTTGGTTTGAGCACATTTTTCATTTAGATATCAGTTAACAtaatattaagttttttttttctgcttagcTTAAGATTCTTTTGACAAAGTTTATATAAcattctatattttattattcttgtcagaATCAGTTCAGTCTGTTCCTAAAAAAACACTTCACTATGCTATTAGCTAACCAAACAAGTCTTACTTAATTTTAGTGTTATGCACACTCGTGTTCTCGGAGCTGTTCACATGGGGTGTCACTTTTGCGGTATACTTAGACAAAGTTTTGGTGTCACATATTTCTTGCTCCACATGTGGATTGTACAGTAGCGTTGGTGAGCCTGACAACTAAGAATGGTCAATGTTTGCAGTTTTGAACTGCTAAATTGctcagtatgcatatacattgataAAGGCATCTTGTAATATAGTCTGCTTATTTTAGCCTGTATTCCATCCTAAACATTAAGTTCAGTCATCTCTAAACAACGATTTTCAGGTTCTCAGATGTATGTGAACTCTAAATAATTTGCCATGTGCCGTAATGATGTTTTTTAGTTTATCATAAAAGTACATTTCCATAGCCATAGCAGTGCAGCTTGTCTTTAACTTTCCTAGCAGAAACTGTATTGCTGAAATGCATAATCCACGTAACAACAAAATCTCCTAAAGTAGTTTGTTCAGtgaatattatcatgatattatattGGCGCATGTTtctaaagtaaaataaacaaatctataggcacattcttttctttatttgtattaaaaaaaaaaaaaaatagtgtgcaaCGCTGGGGATCTTCAAAGATCATCAGCCACACAAATGTGTGTGGTTCTGTTATTGCATAACTGTTCAAACATGCATATTTGCTATGAATAACTTGTATGAAACCCACATGTTGTTAAAGCATAAGGGACCAATATCTTTCTTTGTTAGATGCCAGAGAGATGATCACCTTTTGCTACGTCATTTTTACTGATTTTATACCAAGCAGCAGCTTTCTATAAGTGTCATCCAATCAGATCTTATCGCGTAACTGTTGCCCAGACAGCTGCACTCTAGGGTCGGTTATCCAGTATCTTGTCCTTCCAGGACAGCCAATAAGTTATTGCCTAATTTTGATTACCTATTTTATGTGCCCTGTGTAACCAAAAGGATCAGGTTTAAAGAAGTCgcctttttaattgttatttactCAGATGGGAGTGATCTCCCTCAGGCGGTGCAACCAGTTGCCACAGCCTaattgaggggaaaaaatattcgTCACATGAGCCCCTCCTGTTCCCTGCCTCTACAGTGTTGCCACCACGAGActgactctttctcttctttggcaGATCTTCGGGTCTCCGCCGCCCATGGGCGTGGGTGGCGGTGGTGCGGGCATGAAAGGCATGTTGGGGAGCTCGGGCGGTGTCGGGTTGAGCGCGGAGGTGGGCGTGGAGGCGGTGGGCGCGGCGGAAAGGGGCTTCCACGAGTGCTCTGTGTGCGGGCGCGGCTTCGAGCGCCGCTGGCTTCTCACGCGCCACCTGCGCACCCACACCGGCGAGAAGCCCTACCAGTGCGCCTTCTGCCCCTTCCGCAGCGCGCAGCGGTACAACATCGTCACGCACACGGTCAAGAGGCACCCGGAGGCCGTGCCCACGCAAGGGCACACGCTGCCCATGGCCGGGGCCGCCGCCAGGCAGGAGTGGGGGCACAAGGACCTGTGAAGGGAGGGAGTACTTGAGAAGCTGAAGGGGGAGCGAAAAGCTTCAGCTCAAGCGCTCCTTACACACGCGGTCATTCACATACACGTCAACTCACACTTAAATACTCAGCcactcataatcataatcactttGTAAAATATTCATCATTCACACGCACTCAGTCCGTCACTGaaatactcattcactcacactgaAGAACACTCATTTGTAATCACACTCGCGCACACCTCATACTTCATCACTCATTTTCTGGCTGAAGAATGAGAAGGGGATTTAATTTTGTAACTGTGATTTATCATCAGTTTGTAAGTATCTACTGTAACCTCAGTAGCACCGCATTCACTCTAAATGAATAAAGTTAGCGACCATTTGGTGTTTGATTTTTCCGTCATCGTCATAACGACGGCAACAATATTGCTGCTACTCTTTCACTTAGTAAAGCTGCTCCGTGGCACTGGGTTGGCGCGAAGTGCGTTGGCACGCGCGGGAGGAGCAGGGCGAAAGCGGGGCGAGGGTCCAAAGGAGAGGAAACGGACAGGAAAGCTGAAGGAAAgacgggaggaaaaagagaagagatagactgACGattaaaatgaagaaatataagctttttttattcataataaaactaataccattactattctatgattatattaatattgttaataataaggactaatattatgattaaattattattttggtttttggtattattattattattattattattattattatcattattatcattattattataactattattgttattacagtcatcatcatcatttaattatattatgataatcatcatcatcatccttcttcattatctttatcaatatcatagttattattgatattattattattgttattgttattcttattattattattgccatcattacgcttgatattattattattattattagtattattagtattattgttgttaacattattattattattattattattattattattattattattattattatcattattattattattattattattattattattattattattattattattattattatctttgtatctatcacGGCCATTGATAGTACTTTCcttatttacattttatcattattgctaatgttattattattataaggaataGTAATGATTtctattgtatcatcattattatgtcagcatggtaataatggtagaaatcATATTGTTTttcgtaatgataaaaatatcaatcattcttataacagaaagaacaagagaaagagagagagagagagagagagagagagagagagagagagagagagagagagagagagagagagagagagagagagagagagagagagagagagagagagagagagagagagagagagagagagagagagagagaaagagagagagagagagagagagagagagaagagaaagagaaagagaaagaaagagaaagagagagagagagagtgaaagacagagagagagagagaaagagaaagagaaagagaaagagaaagagaaagagagagagacgaagatatatatagagaagactaataatgaaacaaagagagagtgagagataacgacaaagaaaacaagaaagcgaAAGCAAGATCGAAGGCTGGATCTCGCGGGGATGAGGCCTAAGGGATTGATCCCAGTCAAGGTTGCTTCAGATCGTCCCTCAGGCAACGACTGAGTGCAAGCTGCCCTGTTCTCTTGAGAATCAGAATCTATAGATGCATTGAATAGCTCGTTTACCGTGCGTTTATATCTGATAATGGTTAAAGTGATTGCATCCTCTTCCGGATGA
The sequence above is drawn from the Penaeus chinensis breed Huanghai No. 1 chromosome 17, ASM1920278v2, whole genome shotgun sequence genome and encodes:
- the LOC125034309 gene encoding zinc finger protein 711-like isoform X2; its protein translation is MGVGGGGAGMKGMLGSSGGVGLSAEVGVEAVGAAERGFHECSVCGRGFERRWLLTRHLRTHTGEKPYQCAFCPFRSAQRYNIVTHTVKRHPEAVPTQGHTLPMAGAAARQEWGHKDL